The following are from one region of the Thermococcus cleftensis genome:
- the pyk gene encoding pyruvate kinase translates to MRLPSHKTKIIATIGPASLKRSTLEAMIKSGMSVARINFAHGDLEQHAKTVELIREVSEKLNRPVAILGDLPGVKIRVGEIAGGSVTLRRWQTVTLTTRDVVGNEGVIPVQFKDFPKMVSKGDVIYLSDGFIALRVEEVRGQDVVCKVLVGGPLFSHKGINVPRARMAIDAVTEKDLEFIKFALEHGIDAIGISFVGSAYDVLKVRRFVEENNGRLFIIAKIERPDAVRNFDDILCAADGIMIARGDLGVEMPIEKLPVLQKKLIHKANVAGKPVITATQMLESMTEEKLPTRAEVTDVANAILDGTDAVMLSEETAVGKYPVDAVRMMARIAKTTEAYRDSQWASRIVDWKMNEWKGRVPKKGTIKDTIARSIIEALNSLDIKYILTPTRTGETARLISRFKPKQWVLAFATDEHVARNLMFSYGVYPFVVEETSEEEILRLISGLGLVKENDIVLLTKGTPIGKTAGTNTIRIFSV, encoded by the coding sequence ATGAGGCTACCCTCCCACAAGACGAAGATCATAGCAACGATAGGGCCTGCTTCGCTGAAGAGGAGCACGCTTGAGGCCATGATAAAGTCCGGAATGAGCGTGGCGCGCATAAACTTCGCCCACGGTGACCTTGAGCAGCACGCGAAGACCGTTGAGCTTATCAGGGAGGTCTCCGAGAAGCTCAACCGGCCCGTTGCCATTCTTGGCGACCTGCCAGGTGTTAAAATACGCGTCGGGGAAATCGCTGGGGGTTCGGTTACCCTTCGCCGCTGGCAGACGGTGACGCTGACGACGAGGGACGTGGTTGGAAACGAGGGCGTGATACCGGTCCAGTTCAAGGATTTTCCGAAGATGGTGTCCAAGGGCGACGTTATCTACCTGAGCGACGGTTTCATAGCACTGAGGGTTGAGGAAGTCAGGGGACAGGACGTCGTCTGCAAGGTTCTGGTTGGCGGGCCGCTTTTCTCCCACAAAGGGATAAACGTTCCCAGGGCTAGAATGGCGATTGACGCCGTGACCGAGAAGGATCTCGAGTTCATCAAGTTCGCGCTGGAGCACGGCATAGACGCCATCGGGATAAGCTTCGTCGGATCGGCTTACGATGTCCTCAAGGTGAGGCGCTTCGTTGAGGAGAACAACGGCAGGCTCTTCATAATCGCCAAGATAGAGCGACCCGACGCGGTGAGGAACTTCGATGATATCCTGTGCGCGGCGGACGGGATAATGATAGCCAGGGGAGATTTGGGGGTGGAAATGCCGATAGAAAAGCTGCCGGTCCTTCAGAAGAAGCTCATTCACAAGGCCAACGTCGCCGGAAAGCCGGTCATAACAGCCACCCAGATGCTGGAGAGCATGACGGAAGAGAAGCTGCCGACGAGGGCAGAGGTCACCGACGTGGCCAACGCGATCCTTGATGGTACCGATGCGGTGATGCTGTCCGAGGAGACCGCCGTCGGTAAGTACCCGGTAGACGCTGTCAGAATGATGGCCAGAATAGCCAAGACGACCGAGGCCTACCGCGACTCCCAGTGGGCCTCGAGGATAGTGGACTGGAAGATGAACGAGTGGAAGGGAAGGGTGCCGAAGAAGGGAACCATCAAGGATACAATAGCGAGGAGCATAATAGAGGCCCTTAACTCCCTCGACATAAAGTACATTCTCACACCCACCAGGACAGGGGAGACCGCCAGGCTCATCTCGCGCTTCAAGCCGAAGCAGTGGGTCCTGGCCTTTGCCACCGACGAGCACGTTGCAAGGAATCTGATGTTCTCCTACGGCGTCTATCCCTTCGTCGTCGAGGAGACCAGCGAGGAGGAAATACTCCGCCTGATAAGCGGCCTTGGCTTGGTCAAGGAGAACGACATAGTCCTGCTCACCAAGGGGACGCCGATAGGAAAGACGGCCGGAACCAACACCATAAGGATTTTTAGTGTTTGA
- a CDS encoding amino acid permease translates to MENGERVELSRGLSLTHLMMMGMGMMIGAGVFVATGIAIGFAGPGGILVAFALNGLIAFFSAMSFAELASALPTAGGAYTYIDEAFKGLIGFISGWMNWFALTVAGSLYAITFATYTVFLLEGTSWFTNLNLEHELVIKLLALAIALVFVAINYIGVSETGSIENLITLGQMGTLAFIGLFSIYYIFVHPEKLAHFNDFVPNGWDKVLMAMGFTYVGFEGYEVIAHAGEEAVNPKETVPKAILYSVVAVTATYILFAFAAIVGAEPGNVPLTEWFAELGPVGMGEAIKDLMPYGGLLITLAAIFSSTSALNATIYSSTRVLFAISRDGRLPSFFSRIHPVRRVPHYALFASSLIILSVALIFPIEDVAASADIVFLLIFLLVNAAVIRIRNERGDELDYGFQMPYFPYIPLLAILFQAVLSLWVFNVSPTAWAITLTWVAIGLIVYKSYRGARVERFKSEREKVFEEEVEAGARYRIVVAVSNERTAPVLVRYAERIAKQVNGELFVISVVTVPEQTPLEEARQFADGARKVLRVARESVSGDVRVEGIIYYSHSVYRGIMSAVRDKRADLLILGWEGRSRWSKYVLGSNLDRIVRDAPCNVIVIKPGETERKEKVERILFPTRGGRNASKAAELVGLLAESYGANVTVLTVSEAKMNLDAVLQRIPNARLEVRGGNVIEGILRECQKHDLLIMGATREPLFRRLIFGEVPEKVASKCRKTVLLVKINRGIRARINRLVGRRE, encoded by the coding sequence ATGGAAAATGGAGAACGTGTTGAGCTGTCGAGGGGTCTGTCATTAACCCACCTCATGATGATGGGAATGGGCATGATGATCGGGGCCGGTGTCTTCGTTGCCACTGGAATAGCGATAGGCTTCGCCGGTCCCGGCGGAATACTCGTTGCATTCGCTCTCAACGGTCTCATCGCTTTCTTCTCGGCCATGTCATTCGCGGAACTTGCCTCCGCACTTCCCACAGCTGGAGGGGCTTACACCTACATAGACGAGGCTTTCAAAGGTCTAATCGGCTTCATCTCCGGCTGGATGAACTGGTTCGCCCTGACCGTGGCCGGCAGTTTGTATGCGATAACCTTCGCCACCTACACTGTCTTCCTTCTTGAGGGGACGAGCTGGTTCACCAACCTCAACCTGGAGCACGAGCTGGTGATAAAGCTCCTCGCACTGGCCATAGCACTGGTTTTCGTGGCAATAAACTACATAGGCGTCTCCGAGACGGGGAGCATAGAGAACCTCATAACCCTTGGCCAGATGGGAACGCTGGCCTTCATAGGGCTGTTCTCGATATACTACATCTTCGTCCACCCGGAGAAGCTGGCCCACTTCAACGACTTCGTCCCCAACGGCTGGGACAAGGTGCTTATGGCGATGGGCTTCACCTACGTCGGCTTTGAGGGCTACGAGGTGATAGCCCATGCTGGAGAGGAGGCAGTTAACCCAAAGGAGACCGTCCCGAAGGCCATACTCTACTCCGTCGTTGCGGTAACTGCCACGTACATACTCTTCGCCTTCGCGGCCATAGTCGGCGCCGAACCCGGAAACGTGCCCCTAACCGAGTGGTTTGCCGAGCTTGGCCCCGTCGGAATGGGTGAGGCCATAAAGGACCTTATGCCCTACGGCGGCCTGCTCATAACCCTCGCGGCGATATTCTCCTCAACCTCGGCACTTAACGCCACCATATACTCCTCCACGAGGGTCCTCTTCGCGATAAGCAGGGACGGAAGACTGCCGTCTTTCTTCTCCCGCATACACCCCGTCAGGAGGGTTCCTCACTACGCCCTCTTTGCCTCGTCACTCATAATTCTCAGCGTGGCTCTCATCTTCCCGATAGAGGACGTCGCCGCGAGCGCCGACATAGTGTTCCTCCTCATCTTCCTGCTCGTGAACGCGGCGGTGATAAGGATAAGGAACGAGCGCGGGGACGAGCTTGACTACGGTTTCCAGATGCCCTACTTCCCCTACATACCCCTGCTGGCGATACTCTTCCAGGCGGTGCTCTCGCTCTGGGTCTTCAACGTCAGCCCGACCGCTTGGGCAATAACCCTCACCTGGGTGGCCATAGGTCTGATCGTTTACAAGTCTTACAGGGGCGCGAGGGTGGAGCGTTTCAAGTCCGAGCGCGAAAAGGTTTTCGAGGAGGAGGTCGAGGCGGGAGCGAGGTATAGAATCGTTGTAGCCGTCTCAAACGAGAGGACCGCCCCGGTGCTGGTGCGCTACGCAGAGAGGATAGCCAAACAGGTGAACGGAGAGCTTTTCGTGATCAGCGTCGTGACCGTTCCAGAGCAGACGCCGCTGGAGGAAGCCAGGCAGTTCGCGGACGGGGCTAGAAAAGTCCTCAGGGTGGCCAGAGAGAGCGTTTCCGGCGACGTGAGGGTCGAGGGAATAATCTACTACTCCCACAGCGTGTACAGAGGTATAATGAGCGCCGTCCGGGACAAGAGGGCGGACCTGCTAATACTCGGCTGGGAGGGCAGGTCGAGGTGGAGCAAGTACGTCCTTGGAAGCAACCTGGACAGAATCGTCCGCGACGCCCCGTGCAACGTCATCGTGATAAAGCCGGGGGAAACGGAGCGGAAGGAGAAAGTTGAGAGGATTCTCTTCCCAACACGTGGAGGCAGGAACGCCTCAAAGGCGGCCGAACTCGTTGGCCTGCTGGCTGAATCGTACGGTGCTAATGTTACGGTGCTGACGGTGAGTGAGGCAAAGATGAATCTCGACGCGGTACTTCAGAGGATTCCCAACGCCCGGCTTGAGGTGCGCGGCGGGAACGTCATTGAGGGGATCCTCAGGGAATGCCAAAAACACGACCTCCTAATAATGGGAGCCACACGGGAACCGCTGTTCCGGAGGCTCATCTTCGGGGAGGTTCCCGAAAAGGTCGCGTCGAAGTGCCGGAAGACGGTTCTCCTCGTGAAGATAAACAGGGGCATAAGGGCGAGGATAAACAGGCTCGTTGGAAGAAGGGAGTAG
- a CDS encoding adenylate kinase produces the protein MNVLIFGPPGSGKSTHSRTITERYGLTYVSSGDLIRAEIERGSELGRELEEYLARGELIPDTVINTLIISRLRRHRRNFLIDGYPRTPAQVLALEEYLYDHGMTLDVAMEIFITKEESVERIAGRRVCPRCGAVYHVKYNPPRVPGKCDLCGAELVRREDDRPEVVERRYDLYLKNMEPIIKFYKRQGIYVRIDGHDGIPQVWERIRPLLDYISSRESFRGRS, from the coding sequence ATGAACGTCCTGATCTTCGGTCCGCCCGGAAGCGGCAAGTCCACCCACTCGAGGACGATAACGGAGCGCTACGGTCTTACCTACGTCTCCTCCGGGGACTTGATAAGGGCAGAGATAGAGAGGGGAAGCGAGCTGGGGAGGGAGCTTGAGGAGTACCTGGCAAGGGGAGAACTCATACCCGACACGGTCATCAATACCCTGATAATCTCAAGGCTCAGGAGGCACAGGAGGAACTTCCTCATAGACGGCTACCCCAGGACGCCCGCCCAGGTGCTCGCCCTCGAGGAGTACCTTTACGACCACGGAATGACCTTGGACGTTGCGATGGAGATATTCATAACGAAGGAGGAGAGCGTGGAGCGCATAGCAGGGAGGAGGGTATGCCCGCGGTGCGGTGCGGTTTACCACGTGAAGTACAACCCTCCAAGGGTGCCGGGAAAGTGCGACCTCTGCGGTGCGGAACTGGTTCGGCGCGAAGACGACCGGCCCGAGGTAGTGGAGAGAAGGTACGACCTTTACTTGAAGAACATGGAACCGATAATCAAGTTCTACAAAAGGCAGGGGATATACGTCAGAATCGACGGCCACGACGGCATTCCCCAGGTGTGGGAGCGCATAAGGCCCCTCCTCGACTACATCAGCTCCCGCGAGTCTTTCCGAGGGCGCTCATAA
- a CDS encoding ubiquitin-like small modifier protein 1 produces MKVKFYATFREMVGRKEVEVHGVKTVGELIDYLAEHYSPDIKRELLETPRVGPNKPIDGMILVNGHNVLHLKGLDTELKEEDEVHIFPPAGGG; encoded by the coding sequence ATGAAAGTGAAGTTTTACGCGACCTTCCGGGAGATGGTCGGGAGGAAGGAGGTTGAGGTTCACGGCGTCAAAACGGTCGGGGAGCTAATAGACTACCTCGCCGAGCACTACAGCCCCGACATCAAGAGGGAACTCCTGGAAACTCCCCGCGTCGGCCCAAACAAGCCCATCGATGGAATGATACTCGTGAACGGCCACAACGTGCTCCACCTGAAGGGGCTCGACACCGAGCTTAAGGAGGAAGACGAGGTCCACATATTCCCGCCCGCCGGTGGTGGCTGA
- a CDS encoding MTH1187 family thiamine-binding protein, giving the protein MAVAELCLFPLGTESPSVGEYLKPVLKVIEDSGLKYQLCPMGTVVEGPVEEILELVKLCHEAILKAGAKRVVISLRIDDRTDKELTIEGKVRI; this is encoded by the coding sequence ATGGCGGTCGCGGAGCTCTGCCTCTTTCCCCTGGGGACGGAAAGCCCGAGCGTTGGGGAGTATCTCAAGCCGGTCCTCAAAGTAATTGAAGACAGCGGCCTCAAGTACCAGCTTTGCCCGATGGGAACGGTCGTCGAGGGGCCGGTGGAGGAGATACTCGAGCTGGTCAAGCTCTGCCACGAGGCCATACTTAAAGCGGGCGCGAAACGCGTCGTCATAAGCCTTAGAATAGACGACAGGACGGACAAGGAGCTCACCATCGAGGGCAAGGTGAGGATCTGA
- a CDS encoding class I SAM-dependent methyltransferase, translating into MEYFDKIAGRYDEWYRTKTGRYVDRTEKWLIFSMMETRGGKALDLGCGTGNYTLELKKRGFDVIGLDASEGMLRIARSKGLNCIMGDAYSLPFPDESFDLVLSVTMFEFIHEPERVLAEIHRVLRPGGEVIIGTMNGRSLWFLLKRLKSIFTETAYRYARFYTPGELEGLLRKAGFIGVESAGIIFFPSFWPFIGLAEKVDKKCYKKCKSLGAFVAVKGRKGAEAISPPR; encoded by the coding sequence ATGGAGTACTTCGATAAAATAGCGGGCAGGTACGACGAATGGTACAGAACGAAAACCGGCAGATACGTGGACAGAACTGAGAAGTGGCTGATTTTCTCCATGATGGAAACCAGAGGAGGCAAAGCCCTCGACCTCGGCTGTGGGACGGGCAACTACACGCTTGAGTTGAAGAAGAGGGGCTTCGACGTCATAGGCCTCGATGCAAGCGAGGGAATGCTCAGAATAGCCCGCTCCAAGGGGCTAAACTGTATCATGGGAGATGCCTACTCCCTCCCCTTCCCCGACGAGAGCTTCGACCTCGTGCTGAGCGTTACGATGTTCGAGTTCATTCACGAGCCCGAGAGGGTTCTGGCTGAGATCCACCGCGTCCTCAGGCCGGGGGGAGAGGTCATCATCGGGACGATGAACGGGAGGAGCCTGTGGTTCCTCCTCAAGCGCCTCAAGAGCATCTTTACCGAGACCGCCTATCGCTACGCCCGCTTCTACACGCCGGGCGAGCTTGAAGGCCTTCTCAGAAAAGCCGGCTTTATCGGTGTTGAGAGCGCTGGGATTATCTTCTTCCCCTCCTTCTGGCCCTTCATCGGCCTTGCGGAGAAGGTTGATAAGAAATGTTACAAAAAGTGCAAGAGTTTGGGAGCGTTCGTGGCTGTAAAGGGGAGAAAGGGGGCTGAAGCAATCAGCCCTCCCAGATGA
- a CDS encoding STT3 domain-containing protein yields MVKTDVKEKRKKKKGEETSLSRYYSLFKAYGLPLLALLLAYLGFKLRNITSNYKTFLDPDTFFHYEMYKQAITEWIPQYFAYADPPAGIKATGYLGLYTVQAVFYKVTHALFGYTELQAFKVWPPFVGAMTVLAVYLLGRKLHSDWAGIWASAFMMFSYASFTKTMSGNNRGEGPFMMFFLYAVLFLLVYLDEKEWNWKKVLSAVMFLVTSVLYMGVWTGSVFGIEILLAFAFLTVTVAFIAGLEKFTIKFIKEFVPIQGLAIVLGIIIARTGFIGIGTFLLKRPFGLMGLFAVLIYAGLLIGLKRFLHFDYSRLEHRLGALLISGGVLVIFAGLLGLLNISALIRGAYQSTPLYQTVAELARTDINTIKAYYSIKSKDMLLFILSIVGFLVVLVKFINNLRKGNVSSYKNAFLVSYYISSVVLLALAVRFVFQASGAILLLAGIAIGEVFLFVENMKESLTTKALYAVLLILLFLPLPVMGAQYSKTLATNTAKAQGSVPADWVNTLTWLKENSHPLDSATSWWDYGYWIESSLLSNRRSSTDGGHAYDRRYLLADFFSHYGNESEQDFEAWELNYLIVWQQDIYKFNAISYLGGAIDYYEYGHVPMFQLVPMQYVKYANESGKTVVYLKTAEGDRQPVMTVDLARGQVIQGRGDIPYVLYLFGNYGLLAYHKIAFSNFVRLAFHIPYSFEPWDAQKLFANFKPVHNDGGVSTYEFRPFAVYRIDRFENGTWKAFYSTMGGGKLPLGEQRLRLWISAFGRDVKDATLVFEAYNGTELIKREVLAENLNVNHLNETPVEVSLFVPNATSYRFVLIQDGPVGVLNGEPRVDGRTANPSYILEEGQSGQLELKAAFRKDYDDVTLTLRASIVYYVAPNGKDIESDNFYLVPHQDIITYVPVKELSVREGDNVITARASMPSDVFDAYIEKLYQEYGKDKVVIVKKRVEPIFIAKKEYVIWEG; encoded by the coding sequence ATGGTGAAGACCGACGTTAAGGAGAAGCGCAAGAAAAAGAAGGGAGAGGAAACTTCCCTCTCCAGGTACTACTCCCTTTTTAAGGCCTACGGCCTCCCGCTCCTGGCGCTCCTGCTTGCCTACCTCGGCTTCAAGCTGAGGAACATAACCTCCAACTACAAGACCTTCCTCGACCCGGACACGTTTTTCCACTATGAGATGTACAAGCAGGCCATAACCGAGTGGATTCCCCAGTATTTCGCCTACGCTGATCCGCCCGCAGGAATAAAAGCCACCGGCTACCTGGGCCTCTACACAGTCCAGGCGGTGTTCTACAAGGTAACCCACGCGCTATTTGGCTACACCGAGCTCCAGGCCTTCAAGGTCTGGCCGCCTTTCGTGGGAGCGATGACAGTACTAGCGGTGTATCTCCTCGGCAGGAAGCTCCACTCTGACTGGGCCGGAATCTGGGCATCGGCCTTCATGATGTTCTCCTACGCCAGCTTCACCAAGACTATGTCCGGCAACAACCGTGGTGAAGGGCCCTTCATGATGTTCTTCCTCTACGCGGTGCTCTTCCTGCTGGTGTACCTCGACGAGAAGGAGTGGAACTGGAAGAAGGTGCTCAGCGCGGTGATGTTCCTGGTCACGAGCGTCCTATACATGGGAGTATGGACGGGTAGTGTATTCGGTATTGAGATACTGCTTGCATTTGCGTTCCTTACTGTAACAGTAGCATTTATCGCTGGGCTCGAGAAGTTTACAATAAAGTTCATCAAGGAATTCGTACCAATACAGGGACTTGCTATAGTCTTAGGCATCATTATTGCCAGAACCGGCTTTATCGGCATCGGAACATTTCTTCTCAAAAGGCCATTTGGACTAATGGGGCTATTTGCAGTTTTAATTTATGCAGGGCTACTCATAGGGCTAAAGCGCTTTTTGCATTTTGATTACTCAAGACTAGAGCACCGTCTCGGAGCACTCCTAATATCCGGAGGGGTACTTGTTATATTTGCAGGATTGCTGGGTCTACTCAATATTTCAGCATTAATAAGGGGTGCGTATCAATCCACTCCCCTCTATCAAACCGTCGCAGAGCTGGCAAGGACAGATATAAACACTATCAAGGCATATTACAGCATAAAGAGCAAGGATATGTTACTGTTCATCTTATCGATCGTTGGGTTCCTAGTAGTACTAGTCAAATTCATCAACAACCTCCGGAAAGGAAACGTCTCCAGCTATAAAAATGCCTTCCTCGTGTCTTATTACATTAGTTCAGTAGTCCTACTGGCACTAGCAGTCCGTTTCGTCTTCCAGGCTTCGGGAGCCATACTCCTGCTGGCGGGCATAGCGATAGGCGAGGTCTTCCTCTTCGTGGAGAACATGAAGGAGAGCCTGACCACCAAAGCACTATACGCCGTCCTGCTGATACTACTCTTCCTCCCACTCCCGGTGATGGGCGCCCAGTACAGCAAGACCCTGGCCACTAACACCGCCAAGGCCCAGGGTTCCGTCCCGGCTGACTGGGTGAACACCCTCACCTGGCTTAAGGAGAACAGCCACCCCCTCGACAGCGCCACCAGCTGGTGGGACTACGGCTACTGGATTGAGTCGAGTCTCCTCAGCAACCGCCGCTCCTCGACCGACGGTGGTCACGCCTACGACAGGCGCTACCTGCTGGCAGATTTCTTCTCCCACTACGGCAACGAGAGCGAGCAGGACTTCGAGGCATGGGAACTTAACTACCTCATCGTCTGGCAGCAGGACATCTACAAGTTCAACGCCATAAGCTACCTCGGCGGTGCGATAGACTACTACGAGTACGGCCACGTCCCGATGTTCCAGCTCGTGCCGATGCAGTACGTCAAGTACGCCAACGAGAGCGGGAAGACGGTCGTCTACCTCAAGACGGCCGAGGGCGACAGGCAGCCGGTAATGACCGTGGACCTTGCCAGAGGACAGGTTATCCAGGGCAGGGGGGACATTCCGTACGTCCTCTACCTCTTCGGCAACTACGGCCTTCTGGCGTACCACAAGATAGCCTTCAGCAACTTCGTCAGGCTGGCGTTCCACATTCCCTACTCCTTCGAGCCGTGGGACGCGCAAAAGCTCTTCGCCAACTTCAAGCCGGTCCACAACGACGGGGGCGTCTCGACCTACGAGTTCAGACCGTTCGCGGTCTACAGGATTGACAGGTTTGAGAACGGCACCTGGAAGGCCTTCTACAGCACGATGGGAGGAGGAAAGCTCCCGCTCGGAGAGCAGAGGCTCAGACTCTGGATTTCAGCCTTCGGCAGGGACGTCAAGGACGCGACCCTGGTGTTCGAGGCCTACAACGGCACCGAGCTCATCAAGAGGGAGGTGCTGGCCGAGAACCTCAACGTGAACCACCTCAACGAGACCCCCGTGGAGGTCAGCCTCTTCGTGCCGAACGCCACCAGCTACCGCTTCGTCCTCATTCAGGACGGCCCCGTTGGAGTGCTCAACGGCGAGCCGAGGGTGGACGGCAGAACCGCGAACCCGAGCTACATACTCGAGGAAGGCCAGAGCGGCCAGCTCGAGCTTAAGGCGGCATTCAGAAAGGACTACGACGACGTAACGCTTACCTTGAGGGCGAGCATCGTCTACTACGTCGCCCCCAACGGCAAGGACATCGAGAGCGACAACTTCTACCTCGTGCCCCACCAGGACATCATCACCTACGTTCCGGTCAAGGAGCTAAGCGTCAGGGAAGGGGACAACGTGATAACCGCACGGGCATCGATGCCGTCCGATGTTTTCGACGCGTACATCGAGAAGCTCTACCAGGAGTACGGGAAGGACAAGGTCGTCATAGTCAAGAAGCGCGTGGAGCCAATATTCATTGCAAAGAAGGAGTACGTCATCTGGGAGGGCTGA
- the glmS gene encoding glutamine--fructose-6-phosphate transaminase (isomerizing): MCGIIGYVGDRPACEVIVKGLKRLEYRGYDSAGIVTEDGGKLFIRKGAGKIDELTGKLGFLEMPGRRGIGHTRWATHGVPNDINAHPHTDCTGKIALVHNGIIENFSEIRDYLLERGHSFRSDTDTETIAHLIEEELKSSETFEEAMRKALLRLKGSFALGIIYADEPDRLYFVRNESPLVLGIGKGETFAASDVPAFLEYTNKVVFLDDMEYAVITRDSWVVKKLETGEPVEKEVREVEWTLEMAEKAGYPHFMLKEIYEQPRAVRDAMHGNVDAVRKAAEEIARYEKVFIVAMGTSYHAGLVGKYLFQRLANRVPIVEDASEFRYEFENVIDEDTLVIAITQSGETADTLAAMKLAKRKGAKVLAIVNVVGSMATRIADLTLYTHAGPEIGVAATKTYTTQLAVLTMLAIELARVLGTADDGYLSSLVDGLSRVPELMEEVLKHDASLRELAEGLAGKSDFFYIGRGVSVPTALEGALKLKEISYIHAEGLSAGELKHGPLALLEEGVPVVAIAPSGKTFEKMLGNIEESRARGAFIIGLGDREELGRVSDVLVQMPPMDELLTPIVYAVPLQLLAYHLAVLRGNDPDKPRNLAKSVTVE; this comes from the coding sequence GTGTGTGGAATAATAGGCTACGTTGGTGACAGGCCAGCGTGCGAGGTAATAGTCAAGGGGCTGAAGAGGCTGGAGTACAGGGGCTACGACTCGGCTGGAATCGTGACCGAGGACGGAGGAAAGCTGTTCATAAGGAAGGGCGCCGGGAAGATCGACGAGCTTACCGGGAAGTTGGGATTCCTCGAAATGCCCGGCAGGAGGGGTATCGGCCACACCCGCTGGGCGACGCACGGCGTTCCCAATGACATTAACGCTCACCCCCATACGGACTGCACCGGGAAGATAGCGCTCGTTCACAACGGTATCATTGAGAACTTCTCCGAGATAAGGGACTACCTCCTCGAGAGGGGCCACTCTTTCAGGAGCGACACCGACACCGAAACAATAGCCCACCTCATAGAGGAGGAGCTCAAATCCAGCGAGACATTTGAAGAGGCCATGCGGAAGGCTCTCCTCAGGCTCAAGGGTTCCTTCGCCCTGGGAATAATATACGCCGATGAGCCGGACAGGCTGTACTTCGTCAGGAACGAGAGTCCGCTCGTGCTGGGGATAGGGAAGGGGGAGACCTTCGCGGCCAGCGACGTTCCGGCCTTCCTCGAGTACACAAACAAAGTCGTTTTCCTCGACGACATGGAGTACGCGGTCATAACCCGGGACTCCTGGGTGGTTAAGAAGCTCGAAACGGGCGAACCCGTTGAGAAGGAAGTCCGGGAGGTGGAATGGACCCTTGAAATGGCTGAGAAGGCCGGCTATCCGCACTTCATGCTCAAGGAGATATACGAGCAGCCGAGGGCAGTTAGGGACGCGATGCACGGCAACGTCGATGCTGTAAGAAAGGCCGCCGAGGAGATAGCGAGGTACGAGAAGGTCTTCATCGTCGCCATGGGCACCTCCTACCACGCTGGCTTGGTTGGCAAGTACCTCTTCCAGAGGCTGGCAAACAGGGTTCCGATAGTCGAGGACGCCAGCGAGTTCCGCTATGAGTTCGAGAACGTCATAGACGAGGACACCTTGGTGATAGCAATAACCCAGAGCGGGGAAACCGCTGATACGCTCGCGGCGATGAAGCTGGCCAAGAGAAAGGGCGCCAAGGTGCTCGCGATAGTTAACGTCGTCGGAAGCATGGCGACGAGGATAGCTGACTTAACGCTCTACACCCACGCGGGGCCTGAAATAGGCGTCGCCGCGACCAAGACCTACACCACCCAGCTGGCTGTTCTGACGATGCTCGCGATAGAGCTCGCGAGGGTTCTTGGAACCGCGGACGATGGATACCTCAGCTCCCTTGTAGATGGCCTGAGCAGGGTCCCGGAGCTTATGGAGGAAGTTCTGAAGCACGACGCCTCCCTAAGGGAGCTGGCCGAGGGTCTGGCCGGAAAGAGCGACTTCTTCTACATAGGCAGAGGAGTGAGCGTGCCGACCGCCCTCGAGGGGGCGCTAAAGCTCAAGGAGATAAGCTACATTCACGCGGAAGGGCTGAGCGCCGGCGAGCTGAAGCACGGCCCCCTCGCGCTCCTCGAGGAGGGCGTTCCGGTCGTCGCGATAGCCCCGAGCGGGAAAACCTTCGAGAAGATGCTCGGCAACATAGAGGAGTCAAGGGCCAGGGGAGCCTTCATAATAGGCCTCGGGGACAGGGAAGAACTGGGCAGGGTCTCAGACGTTCTCGTCCAGATGCCCCCGATGGACGAGCTGCTGACCCCGATAGTTTACGCTGTTCCACTCCAGCTTTTAGCTTATCACCTGGCGGTGTTGAGGGGCAACGACCCCGACAAGCCGAGGAACCTGGCGAAATCCGTTACCGTTGAATGA
- a CDS encoding PCNA-inhibitor, with protein MDRKLDEFLAGAPRATKTAGVKRKKKRLKSTSLDSFLPEEHVDYFKQLRIGSKKIRNARIEEL; from the coding sequence ATGGACAGAAAGCTCGACGAGTTCCTGGCTGGAGCGCCGAGAGCTACCAAAACGGCCGGGGTGAAGAGGAAGAAGAAACGCCTCAAATCGACGAGCCTCGACTCTTTTCTGCCGGAGGAACACGTGGACTACTTCAAACAGCTAAGGATAGGTTCCAAAAAGATACGGAACGCCAGGATAGAGGAGCTCTGA